The Nocardiopsis dassonvillei subsp. dassonvillei DSM 43111 genome contains a region encoding:
- a CDS encoding DUF2397 family protein, whose amino-acid sequence MGLNQWTDNHADDGRGADGRPTPRHGRASLLRLAAWFEEADPDRADALAAASYALHPALHLEGRVDEGVAATTSWWQADADRSTVTEHPGARPPEPVSDHRAQQARLRDAAESSAHWRRAGAAQIRSLLTEPTGRRARLDLSGAGMEVLMELLTAALGSGDASRRPTSAGDLEFALRLHVVAAPGADVTIRGEGGELTLEGLRLLVTPYEQHSPGVLDPLPEEPEEDGADPLAAGAPEGGDAAPEGEEASADSRTPVDPLGPGTDEDLSDPSEEPSEDPPAPAAPAASVSPDAPADPEASVLASVPTAPEDPEAPAGTSVPGGSLPPFDPRVPGAPESAQTPDDPLAPADSPHSAVADRSTGPQAPAGTEAPTASSAPTDTKNPETPAAPFDPRLPTASGRSASPGTPSAPFAPRNPFAPAASEDPEAAPSPAAPRTPQTPAASTEPLFPQPPTVPPYSAHSDAPPAPEIPGTPAAPSYADILGIPVPSATPEPSPAPDAAPRPEDTEPTGNLPGPDPRAPGPDDLSANPPEKPSWE is encoded by the coding sequence GTGGGACTCAACCAGTGGACGGACAACCACGCGGACGACGGACGCGGCGCCGACGGGCGGCCGACGCCACGGCACGGCCGCGCCTCGCTGCTGCGCCTGGCCGCCTGGTTCGAGGAGGCCGACCCGGACCGCGCCGACGCCCTCGCCGCCGCCTCGTACGCCCTCCATCCGGCGCTCCACCTGGAGGGGAGGGTGGACGAGGGTGTCGCCGCGACCACCAGCTGGTGGCAGGCCGACGCCGACCGCAGCACCGTCACCGAGCACCCGGGCGCCCGACCGCCCGAGCCGGTGAGCGACCACCGCGCCCAGCAGGCGCGCCTGCGCGACGCCGCCGAGTCCTCCGCCCACTGGCGCCGCGCCGGTGCCGCGCAGATCCGCTCCCTGCTGACCGAGCCCACGGGCCGCCGTGCCCGCCTGGACCTGTCCGGCGCCGGGATGGAGGTCCTGATGGAACTCCTCACCGCGGCCCTGGGATCCGGCGACGCCAGCAGGCGCCCCACCTCCGCCGGGGACCTGGAGTTCGCGCTGCGCCTGCACGTCGTCGCCGCGCCGGGCGCCGACGTCACCATCCGGGGCGAGGGCGGGGAGCTGACCCTGGAGGGGCTGCGCCTGCTGGTGACCCCCTACGAGCAGCACAGCCCCGGTGTCCTCGACCCGCTCCCGGAGGAGCCGGAGGAGGACGGGGCGGACCCCCTCGCGGCCGGTGCCCCGGAGGGAGGGGACGCTGCCCCGGAGGGGGAGGAGGCCTCCGCCGATTCCCGGACCCCCGTGGACCCGCTCGGCCCCGGGACCGACGAGGACCTCTCCGACCCGTCCGAAGAGCCGTCCGAGGACCCGCCGGCCCCCGCCGCCCCCGCCGCCTCCGTAAGCCCGGACGCCCCCGCTGACCCCGAGGCATCGGTGCTCGCCTCCGTTCCGACGGCTCCCGAGGACCCTGAGGCTCCGGCAGGCACGTCCGTGCCCGGCGGCTCCTTGCCCCCGTTCGATCCGCGGGTCCCTGGCGCACCTGAGAGTGCGCAGACCCCAGACGATCCGCTGGCCCCCGCCGACTCTCCGCACTCTGCCGTCGCGGACCGTTCGACGGGCCCGCAAGCCCCTGCTGGCACTGAGGCTCCAACGGCTTCCTCCGCCCCGACAGACACGAAGAACCCCGAGACCCCAGCGGCCCCTTTCGACCCTCGGCTCCCGACTGCCTCGGGCCGCTCGGCCAGCCCGGGCACCCCGTCCGCGCCGTTCGCTCCCCGCAACCCCTTCGCCCCGGCCGCCTCCGAGGACCCGGAGGCCGCACCGTCCCCGGCCGCACCCCGTACCCCCCAGACCCCGGCCGCGTCGACGGAACCCCTCTTCCCCCAGCCCCCGACGGTCCCGCCGTACTCCGCGCACTCCGACGCCCCGCCCGCCCCGGAGATCCCCGGGACGCCCGCCGCCCCGTCCTACGCGGACATCCTGGGGATCCCGGTCCCCTCCGCGACCCCGGAACCCTCCCCGGCCCCCGACGCGGCGCCCCGCCCCGAGGACACCGAACCCACGGGTAACCTCCCTGGACCGGACCCGCGAGCCCCCGGTCCGGACGACCTGTCCGCGAACCCGCCCGAGAAGCCATCGTGGGAGTGA
- a CDS encoding TIGR02678 family protein: METDTYSEDAALIGERQAAARALLAHPLLTERTHPAEFALVRSHTEWLVQRFQRVLGYRLTVAEDHARLVKRGLVTEVARPLARGTGAPFTPRTHTYLALSLAVLVEEQGPTTVRGLAARVRSAAHEAGVDADPERGLAERRAFCAALLHLVSLGALTEDFGTIADHREDPSADAELIPHTQVLRSVAVHLPRASDDPDSFLAAARDTDPDGDHQGETALRRLLAETAVVYREELPDRQRDRLAAHQWRAAAALGNLLGCDTEVRAEGVALVMPDEAGARPAFPSDDPVGQVALALVRHLSGRLHPGRPATSAPVPEEEMNTALEALCGADAPARAEWARTAGPEIPDPGRLRERVLVLLADLGLLRGAPGRWRLTAAAARYGAETDIRVPPIQDNDEDSRTHPDPVRAPGDDEGEPDAPADPRGDLSRVASVLQAVANEKVSATSGDSGDQPGPGSGGGDGSG, translated from the coding sequence ATGGAGACGGACACCTACAGCGAGGACGCCGCGCTCATCGGCGAACGCCAGGCCGCGGCCCGCGCCCTCCTGGCCCATCCCCTGCTCACCGAGCGCACCCACCCCGCCGAGTTCGCCCTCGTGCGCTCCCACACCGAGTGGCTCGTCCAGCGCTTCCAACGCGTGCTCGGCTACCGCCTGACCGTCGCCGAGGACCACGCCCGGCTGGTCAAACGCGGTCTCGTCACCGAGGTCGCGCGCCCCCTCGCGCGCGGGACCGGCGCCCCCTTCACCCCGCGCACGCACACCTACCTGGCGCTGTCCCTGGCCGTCCTGGTCGAGGAGCAAGGCCCCACCACCGTCCGCGGCCTGGCCGCGCGGGTCCGCTCCGCCGCGCACGAGGCCGGGGTCGACGCCGACCCCGAGCGCGGCCTCGCCGAGCGCCGCGCCTTCTGCGCCGCCCTGCTCCACCTGGTCTCGCTCGGCGCCCTCACCGAGGACTTCGGCACCATCGCCGACCACCGTGAGGACCCCTCCGCCGACGCGGAGCTGATCCCGCACACGCAGGTCCTGCGCTCGGTCGCCGTCCACCTGCCCCGCGCCTCCGACGACCCCGACTCCTTCCTCGCCGCCGCACGCGACACCGACCCCGACGGCGACCACCAGGGCGAGACCGCCCTGCGCAGGCTCCTCGCAGAGACCGCCGTCGTCTACCGCGAGGAGCTCCCCGACCGCCAGCGCGACCGCCTCGCCGCGCACCAGTGGCGGGCCGCAGCGGCGCTCGGCAACCTCCTGGGCTGCGACACCGAGGTCCGCGCCGAGGGCGTCGCCCTCGTGATGCCCGACGAGGCGGGCGCCCGCCCCGCCTTCCCCTCCGACGACCCCGTCGGACAGGTCGCCCTGGCCCTGGTCCGCCACCTCTCCGGCCGCCTGCACCCCGGCCGCCCCGCCACCTCCGCCCCGGTCCCGGAGGAGGAGATGAACACCGCGCTGGAGGCCCTCTGCGGCGCGGACGCGCCCGCGCGGGCCGAGTGGGCCCGCACCGCGGGACCCGAGATCCCCGACCCCGGACGGCTCCGCGAGCGGGTCCTGGTCCTGCTGGCCGACCTCGGACTGCTGCGGGGCGCCCCCGGACGGTGGCGGCTCACCGCCGCGGCCGCCCGCTACGGGGCCGAAACGGACATCCGTGTCCCCCCGATCCAGGACAATGACGAAGACAGCCGGACACATCCCGACCCGGTGCGTGCCCCCGGCGACGACGAGGGCGAACCCGACGCTCCCGCCGACCCCCGCGGCGACCTGAGCCGGGTGGCGTCCGTGCTGCAAGCGGTGGCGAACGAGAAGGTGAGCGCGACCAGTGGTGACTCAGGAGACCAGCCAGGCCCCGGAAGCGGCGGCGGCGACGGGTCCGGCTGA